One Ananas comosus cultivar F153 linkage group 1, ASM154086v1, whole genome shotgun sequence DNA window includes the following coding sequences:
- the LOC109713964 gene encoding MADS-box protein SOC1-like gives MRCDEKRRECYRKRKEGLKKKIFELSTLCGVNAFLVCYGPSGDVVTWPPDDHALRELVEKYESLTAETKAKHNLNMSSYLLSEIQKQQKRLNKVTAADDLLARWNGRRLDDMTEVELRELLQLLDETLERAQRRIAYLYSEKCFDENIESGPCFTPPTPLADEDVNFAHLYGGKHFDESLENGGAETVPCFTYPTTLFADEDDKFATTRMETCLNHTEIPLIGYFPAEEPSAEVNFDGNNVFFPLDYNINTSPLASTSNSSFQEENNMKTFSAATTTTPIYTSALYYYG, from the exons atgcgg TGCGACGAGAAGCGGCGAGAGTGCTACCGGAAGCGCAAGGAAGggttgaagaagaagatcttCGAACTGTCGACGTTGTGCGGCGTCAATGCCTTCTTGGTTTGCTACGGACCGTCGGGAGACGTCGTCACATGGCCCCCCGACGACCACG CGCTGCGCGAGCTCGTAGAGAAGTATGAGAGCCTCACCGCGGAGACGAAGGCCAAGCACAACCTCAACATGTCATCCTACCTTCTTTCCGAGATCCAAAAACAGCAGAAAAGGCTCAACAAGGTTACGGCCGCAGATGATCTTCTCGCCCGGTGGAACGGCCGTCGGCTCGATGACATGACGGAGGTCGAACTGCGAGAGCTACTGCAGCTGCTGGACGAAACTTTGGAGAGAGCCCAACGGAGGATCGCGTACCTCTACAGCGAGAAGTGCTTCGATGAAAACATCGAAAGCGGTCCATGCTTCACTCCCCCTACTCCTTTGGCGGACGAAGATGTTAACTTTGCGCACCTCTACGGTGGGAAGCACTTCGACGAAAGCCTCGAAAACGGTGGTGCCGAAACTGTTCCATGCTTCACTTACCCTACTACTCTTTTCGCAGACGAAGATGATAAGTTCGCGACGACGAGGATGGAGACATGTTTGAACCATACAGAGATCCCTTTGATTGGTTATTTCCCCGCCGAAGAGCCCTCGGCGGAAGTGAACTTCGACGGGAACAATGTGTTCTTCCCTTTGGACTACAACATTAACACTTCACCCCTTGCTTCCACGAGTAATTCTTCGTTCCAGGAGGAAAACAATATGAAAACATTCTCGgccgcgacgacgacgacgccgatCTACACATCGGCATTGTATTACTATGGATAA
- the LOC109710165 gene encoding acyl-coenzyme A thioesterase 9, mitochondrial: MKPLPSTTPLSSLLSLSTRSLLDSLLQTFIPKSPHFPQSSSFSSSSSSSSTMDDSSAPSQSSSPIRVVSHQHIDPSSAVRKPLSLWPGMYHSPVTNALWEARSSIFERLLDQSKDGPPQSELLTRTPSQSRTSVIYKFSSDFVLREQYRDPWNEVRIGKLIEDLDALAGTIAVKHCSDDDSTTRPLLLVTASVDKMILKKPLRVDADLKVVGAVTYVGRSSIDIQIEVTQPPEDDSIALTANFTFVARDSKTGKAAPVNRLSPETEREKLLFQEREARDKLRKRKREEQKAGIENGSSHSSQREKEKLNSLLAEGRVFCDLPALADRDSILLQDTRLENSLICQPQQRNLHGRIFGGFLMHRAFELAFSTAYAFVGRMPCFLEVDHVDFLKPVDVGDFLRFKSCVLYTQLDNPEQPLINIEVVAHVTRPELRTSEVSNTFYFTFTVSRDALKNGLRIRNVVPATEEEARRVLERMECDHVYI, encoded by the exons ATGAAACCCCTCCCATCGACgactcctctctcctctctcctctccctctccaccAGATCCCTCCTTGACTCCCTCCTCCAAACCTTTATCCCTAAATCCCCCCATTTCCCCCAAAGCTCCTCCTTttcgtcgtcttcgtcgtcctcctccaccaTGGACGACTCCTCTGCCCCTTCCCAGTCCTCTTCTCCGATCCGCGTCGTGTCGCACCAGCACATCGACCCGAGCTCGGCGGTCCGGAAGCCGCTGAGCCTGTGGCCGGGGATGTACCACTCGCCCGTCACCAACGCGCTGTGGGAGGCGCGATCGAGCATCTTCGAGAGGCTTCTGGATCAATCCAAGGACGGACCCCCGCAGAGCGAGCTCCTCACGCGCACGCCCTCGCAGAGCAGGACGAGTGTAATCTACAAGTTCTCGAGTGATTTCGTACTCAGGGAGCAGTACAGGGATCCCTGGAACGAGGTGAGGATCGGGAAGCTTATCGAGGATCTCGACGCCCTCGCGGGAACCATTGCCGTGAAG CACTGCTCTGACGATGATAGCACAACAAGGCCTCTGCTGTTGGTCACCGCATCGGTCGATAAAATGATTCTAAAGAAACCGCTGCGAGTAGACGCCGACCTAAAAGTAGTTGGCGCAGTCACGTATGTTGGCCGTTCGTCCATTGATATTCAAATTGAAGTTACTCAGCCTCCGGAAG ATGACTCTATAGCTTTGACGGCCAATTTCACGTTTGTCGCGCGCGACTCAAAGACGGGAAAGGCCGCTCCTGTAAACCGCCTTTCACCCGAAACGGAAAGAGAAAAGTTGCTCTTTCAAGAGAGAGAAGCGAGGGATAAactgaggaagaggaagagagaggagcaGAAAGCGGGGATCGAGAATGGCAGCAGCCACAGTTctcaaagagagaaagagaagctaAATAGTTTACTGGCCGAGGGCCGCGTCTTCTGCGATTTGCCCGCGTTAGCCGATCGAGACAGCATCCTGCTACAGGATACCCGCTTAGAGAACTCCTTGATTTGCCAGCCGCAGCAGCGGAACCTGCATGGGCGGATTTTTGGGGGTTTTTTGATGCACAGAGCATTCGAACTGGCTTTTTCGACTGCGTATGCCTTTGTTGGGCGAATGCCTTGCTTTCTTGAAGTGGATCACGTCGACTTTCTAAAACCT GTCGATGTGGGAGACTTTCTACGTTTCAAATCGTGCGTGCTGTACACACAACTAGATAACCCTGAGCAGCCTTTGATCAACATCGAGGTCGTCGCTCACGTAACGAGACCGGAGCTGCGAACCAGCGAG GTCTCAAACACATTCTACTTCACCTTCACCGTGAGCCGCGACGCCTTGAAGAACGGGCTGAGGATTCGCAACGTAGTTCCTGCAACGGAAGAGGAAGCGCGCCGAGTTTTAGAACGCATGGAGTGCGACCATGTTTACATTTGA
- the LOC109710028 gene encoding sister chromatid cohesion 1 protein 4 isoform X1: protein MFYSQFILAKKGPLGTIWIAAHLERKLRKNQVADTDIGVSVDSILFPEVPIALRLSSHLLLGVVRIYSRKVNYLFHDCSEALLKIKQAFRSTAVDLPPEESTAPYHSITLPETFHLDDFELPDAALQGDFVDHHISTKEQITLQDNLEKTGYSTSLFGLDERFGDGNASQIGLDLDEDLFLDKDKSSQHPSIELGFDDGIFHQGQSSHPPTDMVIDENLRITENRSNLSELTYDKSNSSHLEDLRRNNDASTWHGYNIQTPDLNEAFFPNNHEEGPPMEDIRSPDLLECAHAPSTPGLMEETMPANIQGSPVLSPQQGKASSPSVNDDALKADSLVNSANDNVANPNAVIMDPEQVNNATATCNEGTDHLNDNGETKHSEITSVDGLSNLETSIAKSMVDAEVVNSPSTVPNNLPESGSMAGTIEEKSQPSTNQGHMEEDGTLLPGNATEFGSGLSLKSCTTGQDKASFVENAALVENASEFGNKEPEEGSSTVNPLHISELSLEPQGEDACITNATGTTIVGALQNSEHLEPSDLLSNEKSIEQSNSELPEPEKMLEAPSIDVNQTNELGQVTVEKGVTESDGSANRVSSLTGKKRRLVDSTPALENESTGKIARKPRAGKSMDYIPDDDDLLASILVGKKTPGLRLGPSPPPPKTGPQKRPWLTPRTGMPKRKVLVDDAMVLHADAIRQQLLNTEDIRRIRKKAPCTRPDIWMIEKSWLEDEIFHESIFSGASAELNTLQLRRYDIVTVGRSSQSELSKEPEVSDIVRVGGKELTAQTSNEDQPCAAPTTEITDQEANAGSRTDDATNHSEALLADKAIDIGMSEQQLSNELNPPSVDQSEMNDKPLHLLENSSPKDIVFTEDDGRGTISNEGASMSVMDTVNFPQDVCANLDNNVNGEASLTVESSGFPVADVSLPSDSANMMRDAISSPNVVVEGLEPTYSEAVEEMKDELGNKLHDEIAADKVFDCKENLGGEDALADTGLPLQPTIEDENVTSAVGENSGLQENNLKGGMDVESTGTNFGPKEYSDFCSGIDGVGTEFLNVDDEGDYDEEANDDLPNPEELHSFENSGWSSRTRGVARYLKTLFDEETGRGRKSVAMDHLLSGKTRKEASRMFFETLVLKTRDYIHVEQEHPFELVNIKPRINLMKAEF from the exons ATTCAATTCTTTTTCCTGAAGTTCCAATTGCACTTCGTTTATCAAGCCACCTTCTGCTTGGTGTGGTGAGAATATATTCTCGGAAGGTGAATTATCTCTTCCATGACTGCAGCGAGGCTTTGCTCAAGATAAAGCAAGCCTTTAGGTCAACTGCAGTTGATCTTCCGCCAGAAGAATCTACTGCGCCTTATCATTCTATCACTCTGCCTGAGACATTCCATCTCGATGATTTTGAGCTACCTGATGCTGCTTTGCAGGG TGATTTTGTTGATCACCATATTAGTACGAAAGAGCAGATTACGCTTCAAGATAATTTGGAGAAGACCGGATATTCGACATCACTGTTTGGGCTGGATG AAAGATTTGGTGATGGAAATGCTTCTCAAATTGGCTTGGACCTTGATGAG GATTTATTCTTGGACAAGGATAAATCATCTCAGCATCCTTCAATTGAATTGGGTTTCGATGACgg CATCTTTCATCAAGGTCAATCGTCTCATCCTCCTACTGACATGGTCATCGACGAGAATCTCAGAATCACTGAAAATAGGAGTAACTTGTCCGAGCTTACTTATGACAAGTCTAATTCTTCCCATTTGGAGGATCTTAGAAGAAATAATGATGCCTCTACATGGCATGGATACAATATACAAACCCCTGATCTTAATGAAGCCTTTTTCCCAAATAATCACGAGGAAGGCCCCCCTATGGAGGATATTCGGTCCCCAGATTTGCTTGAATGTGCCCATGCTCCATCAACTCCTGGACTAATGGAAGAAACAATGCCAGCTAATATACAAGGAAGCCCTGTTTTGAGTCCACAACAAGGGAAAGCTTCTTCTCCATCAGTTAATGATGATGCCCTTAAAGCTGACAGCTTGGTCAATTCAGCAAATGACAATGTTGCCAACCCCAATGCAGTAATAATGGACCCTGAACAAGTTAATAATGCAACTGCTACTTGTAATGAAGGCACTGATCATTTAAATGATAATGGTGAGACTAAACATTCCGAAATTACTTCCGTGGATGGACTTTCTAACTTAGAGACTTCTATTGCTAAGTCTATGGTGGATGCGGAAGTGGTGAATTCACCTTCGACTGTCCCTAATAATTTACCTGAATCAGGATCTATGGCAGGAACAATTGAGGAGAAATCTCAGCCATCAACTAATCAGGGTCATATGGAAGAAGATGGAACACTTCTTCCTGGCAATGCTACTGAATTTGGCTCCGGTTTGAGTCTGAAATCTTGCACTACAGGGCAAGATAAAGCAAGCTTTGTGGAAAACGCGGCCTTGGTTGAAAATGCTTCTGAATTTGGTAACAAAGAACCAGAAGAGGGTTCATCCACAGTAAATCCTTTACATATTAGTGAACTTTCTCTTGAGCCACAAG GTGAAGATGCATGCATTACTAATGCTACAGGCACTACTATTGTTGGGGCCCTCCAGAACTCAGAACATTTAGAACCAAGTGATTTATTGAGTAATGAGAAGTCAATTGAGCAATCAAATTCTGAACTTCCTGAGCCTGAAAAAATGCTTGAAGCTCCAAGCATTGATGTCAACCAAACGAATGAATTAGGGCAAGTTACTGTTGAAAAAGGAGTCACGGAATCTGATGGAAGTGCTAACAGAGTCAGCAGCCTTACTGGCAAAAAACGTCGTCTAGTGGATAGTACTCCAGCTTTGGAAAATGAAAGCACAGGAAAAATAGCTCGAAAACCACGAGCTGGAAAAAGCATGGACTACATTCctgatgatgatgatttattggCTTCTATTTTAG TTGGGAAAAAGACCCCGGGGTTGAGGTTAGGACCAAGCCCACCTCCCCCTAAAACAGGTCCCCAAAAACGTCCGTGGTTGACCCCAAGGACAGGCATGCCCAAGAGGAAGGTTCTGGTGGATGATGCTATGGTCTTACATGCGGA tGCTATACGCCAACAATTGTTGAATACCGAAGACATACGCCGCATACGGAAAAAGGCTCCTTGTACACGTCCTGATATATGGATGATTGAGAAAAGTTGGTTGGAAGATGAGATATTCCATGAATCCATATTTAGCG GTGCATCAGCCGAGCTGAATACCTTACAACTACGGAGATATGATATTGTAACTGTGGGGCGCTCTTCTCAATCTGAATTATCAAAAGAGCCTGAGGTTTCAGACATTGTTAGGGTGGGTGGGAAAGAACTAACTGCTCAGACTTCAAATGAAGATCAACCATGTGCAGCACCTACAACAGAAATAACTGATCAGGAAGCTAATGCTGGTTCTAGAACTGATGATGCTACAAATCATAGTGAAGCTTTGTTAGCTGATAAGGCTATTGATATTGGCATGTCGGAACAGCAGTTATCAAATGAACTTAACCCGCCTTCTGTTGACCAGTCAGAGATGAATGACAAACCATTGCATTTGCTGGAGAACTCTTCTCCCAAGGACATAGTATTTACTGAGGATGACGGTAGAGGCACAATTAGTAATGAAGGTGCAAGTATGAGTGTAATGGATACAGTTAACTTCCCTCAAGATGTTTGTGCTAACTTGGACAATAATGTCAATGGTGAGGCATCTCTTACTGTGGAAAGTAGCGGTTTTCCTGTTGCTGATGTAAGCTTGCCTTCCGACTCTGCAAATATGATGAGAGATGCGATTTCTAGTCCGAATGTGGTCGTCGAAGGTTTAGAACCAACATATTCAGAAGCTGTTGAGGAAATGAAAGATGAATTGGGTAACAAGTTGCACGATGAAATTGCAGCTGACAAAGTGTTTGATTGCAAGGAAAACCTTGGGGGAGAAGATGCTCTAGCGGATACAGGACTTCCTCTTCAACCCACTATTGAAGACGAAAATGTAACATCAGCAGTTGGAGAAAATTCTGGGCTACAAGAAAACAACCTGAAGGGTGGCATGGATGTGGAAAGCACCGGCACCAACTTTGGACCAAAAGAGTATAGT GATTTTTGCAGCGGAATTGATGGCGTTGGTACAG AGTTCCTTAATGTTGACGATGAAGGAGACTACGATGAGGAAGCAAACGATGACTTGCCGAACCCTGAGGAGCTCCACTCATTTGAGAACAGTGGATGGTCTTCTCGCACAAG GGGCGTGGCAAGGTATCTTAAAACTTTGTTCGATGAAGAGACCGGGCGTGGGAGGAAGAGTGTGGCCATGGACCACCTGTTAAGTGGGAAAACCCGCAAAGAAGCATCAAGAATGTTCTTTGAGACTTTG GTTTTGAAAACAAGAGACTACATCCATGTCGAACAAGAACACCCGTTCGAGCTCGTCAACATTAAGCCGAGAATAAACCTCATGAAggctgaattttaa
- the LOC109710028 gene encoding sister chromatid cohesion 1 protein 4 isoform X2, whose translation MFYSQFILAKKGPLGTIWIAAHLERKLRKNQVADTDIGVSVDSILFPEVPIALRLSSHLLLGVVRIYSRKVNYLFHDCSEALLKIKQAFRSTAVDLPPEESTAPYHSITLPETFHLDDFELPDAALQGDFVDHHISTKEQITLQDNLEKTGYSTSLFGLDERFGDGNASQIGLDLDEDLFLDKDKSSQHPSIELGFDDGIFHQGQSSHPPTDMVIDENLRITENRSNLSELTYDKSNSSHLEDLRRNNDASTWHGYNIQTPDLNEAFFPNNHEEGPPMEDIRSPDLLECAHAPSTPGLMEETMPANIQGSPVLSPQQGKASSPSVNDDALKADSLVNSANDNVANPNAVIMDPEQVNNATATCNEGTDHLNDNGSMAGTIEEKSQPSTNQGHMEEDGTLLPGNATEFGSGLSLKSCTTGQDKASFVENAALVENASEFGNKEPEEGSSTVNPLHISELSLEPQGEDACITNATGTTIVGALQNSEHLEPSDLLSNEKSIEQSNSELPEPEKMLEAPSIDVNQTNELGQVTVEKGVTESDGSANRVSSLTGKKRRLVDSTPALENESTGKIARKPRAGKSMDYIPDDDDLLASILVGKKTPGLRLGPSPPPPKTGPQKRPWLTPRTGMPKRKVLVDDAMVLHADAIRQQLLNTEDIRRIRKKAPCTRPDIWMIEKSWLEDEIFHESIFSGASAELNTLQLRRYDIVTVGRSSQSELSKEPEVSDIVRVGGKELTAQTSNEDQPCAAPTTEITDQEANAGSRTDDATNHSEALLADKAIDIGMSEQQLSNELNPPSVDQSEMNDKPLHLLENSSPKDIVFTEDDGRGTISNEGASMSVMDTVNFPQDVCANLDNNVNGEASLTVESSGFPVADVSLPSDSANMMRDAISSPNVVVEGLEPTYSEAVEEMKDELGNKLHDEIAADKVFDCKENLGGEDALADTGLPLQPTIEDENVTSAVGENSGLQENNLKGGMDVESTGTNFGPKEYSDFCSGIDGVGTEFLNVDDEGDYDEEANDDLPNPEELHSFENSGWSSRTRGVARYLKTLFDEETGRGRKSVAMDHLLSGKTRKEASRMFFETLVLKTRDYIHVEQEHPFELVNIKPRINLMKAEF comes from the exons ATTCAATTCTTTTTCCTGAAGTTCCAATTGCACTTCGTTTATCAAGCCACCTTCTGCTTGGTGTGGTGAGAATATATTCTCGGAAGGTGAATTATCTCTTCCATGACTGCAGCGAGGCTTTGCTCAAGATAAAGCAAGCCTTTAGGTCAACTGCAGTTGATCTTCCGCCAGAAGAATCTACTGCGCCTTATCATTCTATCACTCTGCCTGAGACATTCCATCTCGATGATTTTGAGCTACCTGATGCTGCTTTGCAGGG TGATTTTGTTGATCACCATATTAGTACGAAAGAGCAGATTACGCTTCAAGATAATTTGGAGAAGACCGGATATTCGACATCACTGTTTGGGCTGGATG AAAGATTTGGTGATGGAAATGCTTCTCAAATTGGCTTGGACCTTGATGAG GATTTATTCTTGGACAAGGATAAATCATCTCAGCATCCTTCAATTGAATTGGGTTTCGATGACgg CATCTTTCATCAAGGTCAATCGTCTCATCCTCCTACTGACATGGTCATCGACGAGAATCTCAGAATCACTGAAAATAGGAGTAACTTGTCCGAGCTTACTTATGACAAGTCTAATTCTTCCCATTTGGAGGATCTTAGAAGAAATAATGATGCCTCTACATGGCATGGATACAATATACAAACCCCTGATCTTAATGAAGCCTTTTTCCCAAATAATCACGAGGAAGGCCCCCCTATGGAGGATATTCGGTCCCCAGATTTGCTTGAATGTGCCCATGCTCCATCAACTCCTGGACTAATGGAAGAAACAATGCCAGCTAATATACAAGGAAGCCCTGTTTTGAGTCCACAACAAGGGAAAGCTTCTTCTCCATCAGTTAATGATGATGCCCTTAAAGCTGACAGCTTGGTCAATTCAGCAAATGACAATGTTGCCAACCCCAATGCAGTAATAATGGACCCTGAACAAGTTAATAATGCAACTGCTACTTGTAATGAAGGCACTGATCATTTAAATGATAATG GATCTATGGCAGGAACAATTGAGGAGAAATCTCAGCCATCAACTAATCAGGGTCATATGGAAGAAGATGGAACACTTCTTCCTGGCAATGCTACTGAATTTGGCTCCGGTTTGAGTCTGAAATCTTGCACTACAGGGCAAGATAAAGCAAGCTTTGTGGAAAACGCGGCCTTGGTTGAAAATGCTTCTGAATTTGGTAACAAAGAACCAGAAGAGGGTTCATCCACAGTAAATCCTTTACATATTAGTGAACTTTCTCTTGAGCCACAAG GTGAAGATGCATGCATTACTAATGCTACAGGCACTACTATTGTTGGGGCCCTCCAGAACTCAGAACATTTAGAACCAAGTGATTTATTGAGTAATGAGAAGTCAATTGAGCAATCAAATTCTGAACTTCCTGAGCCTGAAAAAATGCTTGAAGCTCCAAGCATTGATGTCAACCAAACGAATGAATTAGGGCAAGTTACTGTTGAAAAAGGAGTCACGGAATCTGATGGAAGTGCTAACAGAGTCAGCAGCCTTACTGGCAAAAAACGTCGTCTAGTGGATAGTACTCCAGCTTTGGAAAATGAAAGCACAGGAAAAATAGCTCGAAAACCACGAGCTGGAAAAAGCATGGACTACATTCctgatgatgatgatttattggCTTCTATTTTAG TTGGGAAAAAGACCCCGGGGTTGAGGTTAGGACCAAGCCCACCTCCCCCTAAAACAGGTCCCCAAAAACGTCCGTGGTTGACCCCAAGGACAGGCATGCCCAAGAGGAAGGTTCTGGTGGATGATGCTATGGTCTTACATGCGGA tGCTATACGCCAACAATTGTTGAATACCGAAGACATACGCCGCATACGGAAAAAGGCTCCTTGTACACGTCCTGATATATGGATGATTGAGAAAAGTTGGTTGGAAGATGAGATATTCCATGAATCCATATTTAGCG GTGCATCAGCCGAGCTGAATACCTTACAACTACGGAGATATGATATTGTAACTGTGGGGCGCTCTTCTCAATCTGAATTATCAAAAGAGCCTGAGGTTTCAGACATTGTTAGGGTGGGTGGGAAAGAACTAACTGCTCAGACTTCAAATGAAGATCAACCATGTGCAGCACCTACAACAGAAATAACTGATCAGGAAGCTAATGCTGGTTCTAGAACTGATGATGCTACAAATCATAGTGAAGCTTTGTTAGCTGATAAGGCTATTGATATTGGCATGTCGGAACAGCAGTTATCAAATGAACTTAACCCGCCTTCTGTTGACCAGTCAGAGATGAATGACAAACCATTGCATTTGCTGGAGAACTCTTCTCCCAAGGACATAGTATTTACTGAGGATGACGGTAGAGGCACAATTAGTAATGAAGGTGCAAGTATGAGTGTAATGGATACAGTTAACTTCCCTCAAGATGTTTGTGCTAACTTGGACAATAATGTCAATGGTGAGGCATCTCTTACTGTGGAAAGTAGCGGTTTTCCTGTTGCTGATGTAAGCTTGCCTTCCGACTCTGCAAATATGATGAGAGATGCGATTTCTAGTCCGAATGTGGTCGTCGAAGGTTTAGAACCAACATATTCAGAAGCTGTTGAGGAAATGAAAGATGAATTGGGTAACAAGTTGCACGATGAAATTGCAGCTGACAAAGTGTTTGATTGCAAGGAAAACCTTGGGGGAGAAGATGCTCTAGCGGATACAGGACTTCCTCTTCAACCCACTATTGAAGACGAAAATGTAACATCAGCAGTTGGAGAAAATTCTGGGCTACAAGAAAACAACCTGAAGGGTGGCATGGATGTGGAAAGCACCGGCACCAACTTTGGACCAAAAGAGTATAGT GATTTTTGCAGCGGAATTGATGGCGTTGGTACAG AGTTCCTTAATGTTGACGATGAAGGAGACTACGATGAGGAAGCAAACGATGACTTGCCGAACCCTGAGGAGCTCCACTCATTTGAGAACAGTGGATGGTCTTCTCGCACAAG GGGCGTGGCAAGGTATCTTAAAACTTTGTTCGATGAAGAGACCGGGCGTGGGAGGAAGAGTGTGGCCATGGACCACCTGTTAAGTGGGAAAACCCGCAAAGAAGCATCAAGAATGTTCTTTGAGACTTTG GTTTTGAAAACAAGAGACTACATCCATGTCGAACAAGAACACCCGTTCGAGCTCGTCAACATTAAGCCGAGAATAAACCTCATGAAggctgaattttaa